CGAGCCGTCCGGGTTGGTGAACTGGTGGCCGCGGAACCGGAAGCCGGTGTTGTCGTACACGCCGTTGTTGTCCGCCTGCCAGAAGTCCATCAGCACGTTGCCCAGCGGCAGGCACGCCAGCCCGAACACGTAGCCGGTGACGGTGAGCCTGGTGCCCGGCGTGCCCGCGTCGACCAGCGACGTGCGGCGCGGCGAGTTCGGCTTGAAGTACGGGCCTTCGGTCTGCGGCGGGGTCGGGTCGTCGCCGTCGTCGCACGCCGGCGTCAGCTCCACCGGCTCACCGCTCGCGCCGACCGTGCGGGCCAGCGCGGGCACGCCCATCATCGCGACGGGCAGCGCGACCCCGGCGGCGAACGCGGCCCGCAGCACGGTCTTGCGGCTGAGGTGGCGGGCGTCGGTCGGGTCGCCGTCGCCGTTGCCGGGACCGCGCTCGGTCGTGCCGCCGCCGTCCTTGGATGCGTCCATTCCTGCTCCTCGTTGAGGGGATGACCACGAACCTAGGTACGGGTCCCGCCCCCGGACGATGGACTGGAGCGGCTGGTCGTGGTGATCCTCGCGGTCGCCGTTGCGCGTCCCGCTCACTGTGAACGGCGCTCGTCGCCGCGGCGGAAACCGCCGGGGCTCAAGCCCGTCTCGCGCCGGAAGAAGCGGCAGAAGTAGGCCGGGTCGGCGAAACCGACCCGGTTCGCGACCTGCCGCACGCTCAGGTCCGTCTTCGCCAGCAACCGCATCGCCTCGTGCGTGCGCGCCTCCCGCACCAGCTCCGACGGCGTCCGCCCGGTCGCGGCCTTCACCGCCTCGGTCAGGTAGCCGGGGGTCACGCCGATCCGCTCCGCGTACTCGCGCACCGACCACAGCGCGTGGTCCGTGCGGCCGGCCAGCCGGGCGAACTCCTCGGCCACCGCGCCCGGTCGGGCGGGCGGCGCGGCGGCCGGCGTCTCGGGCAGCCTGGCCGCGCGCACGACGAGCACGTGCAGCAACGCCCGCAGCACCGTCTCGACGCCAGGTTCGCCGCGCCGGTACTCCTCGTCCAGCTCGGCGATCAGCCCGCCGACGCGGGCGTGCGTCGGCTCGTCCAGCGTCAGCCAGGGGCGTTCGCTCAACCGGCGCAGCAGGTCGCGGTCCGCGGGGTGGTCCAGCAGGAAGTCGTCGGTGAACAGCAGCACCGAGCCGCGCAGGTCGCGCGCGCCGTCCCAGTGGTGCACCTGGCCGGGCGCGATCACGCACAGGTGCGGCGGGCGCAGCTCCCAGCGGGCCAGGTCGACCACGTGCGTGCCCGCGCCGCCGGTGACGTGCACGATCTCGTGGAACGTGTGCCGGTGCGGGAACGACGCCCGCGACATCGGCCCGATCGTGTCGAACGTGCCGACCGCGAACGGCAGCGCGTTGGGCGCGGGGACCTCCAGCCGGTGCACCGGCAGCTCGCCCTCGCGCGGCGCCCGGTCGGGCGTCCCCGGTAACACGGTGGTGCCGCGCATCGTCGCGCTCCCCTTCCGCCTTGAGGTCCAGACCAATTTCGGTAGGGCCACCATGGCACGGCGGAGCGCGCGGGGGAACGCCGGTCAGCTGCCGGGGGCCAGTCCCGGCCCGACCTCCCACGCCTGGCGCACCGGTCCGGGAGCCTCCGGGCTGGTGTTATCCGGTCCGGTGTTGTCCGATCTGGGGTCCTCCGGCTTGGGCCGACCGCCGAGCAGCGCGCTCGTCAGCGAGGCGCGTTCGTCGGTCATGGCCCGCGCCAGGTCGGCCAGCTCGTCGCCGACCACCGGCGCCCCGCCCGAGCCGCCGGCGCGGAGCGCGCCCAGCACGGCCCGCCGCAGCAGCTCCTTGATGAACGACGCCGTGACGCCCTCGGTCGCCTCGACCACCGGCCCGAGGTCGGCCCGCAGGTCGACACCGCGCCCGTAGAGGCGCAGCAGCCGCAGCCGCCCCGCCGCGTCCGGCCGCGGCACCTCGACCGCCAGGTCGACCCGGCCCGGCCGGTCGGCCAGCGCCCGTTCCAGCTCGTCCGCCCGGTTCGTGGTGAGCACGAAGGTGACGTCGGCGTCCGCGCCGACCCCGTCCATCGCGTCGAGCAGGGTGAACAGCAGCGGGTTCGTCGGCCCGGCCGCGAAGCCGCGGTCCATGGCCACCAGGTCGACGTCCTCCACCACGACCACCGACGGCTGCAACCGCCGCGCCAGCGCCGCCGCCTGGCCGATCAGCCGCATCGCCTGGCCGGTCAGCAGGATCACCGTGCAGCCGCGCAGCCTGCTCATCAGGTAGCGGGCGGTGTGCGTCTTCCCGGTGCCGGGCGGACCGTGCAGCAGCAGGCCGCGCTTGAGGTGCTGCCCCGCCGCGAGCAGCCGTTCCGAGTGCTCCGCGATGCCGACGACGTGCTCCTCGATCAGGTCGAGGACGCCGTCCGGCAGCACCACGTCGGCGGCGTCCAGCGCGGGCCGGGGCAGGAACGTCACCAGCTCGTTGCCCCGGTGCTCGCTCACCCCGAACGACAGCACCTGCCCGCGGAACACGTCGTGCTCGCGCATCAGCCGCTCGACCTCGCCACCGACCGCCCGCGCCGCCGCCCGGTCGGCCGCCAGCACCTCCAACCGGCACGCCGGCGGCCCGAAGTCGGTGAACCCGCGCACGCCGACCAGCACCGGCGTGCCGTCGGGGGCGGCCGTCGCCACCAGCCCGAGCTGCACCACCTCGGCGCTCTCCTCCGGCCCCACCGCCGCGGTCGCGTAGTCGGCTGCCCCGATCCCGTACGCCATCGCGTGCCGGGCCGCGAGGAGCATGCCCATGATGTCCTCGTGACCGCGGTGCTGCCCGCCCACGCCGAACCACTCGGCGTCCGGCGTGTGCTCGGCGAGGTAGGCGTCCACGCCCCGCTGCAGGTTGACGTGCTCCCACACCTCGAACCGCGTCGCGACCGACAGCACCTGCGGCAGGTCGCACCCCAGGTGGTCTCGCACGCGCGCCACCAACGGCGCCGCGTCACCGTCCTGCTCGACGATGTTCGCGGTCAGCTGGAACAACCGGCGCAGGCTGCTCGCCAGCGCCTTCGCCTCGTCCCCGGACAGTTCCCCCATCCACTCATGATGCCGGATCGGGCACGCTCACCCGTTGCGTTCTGGCAACGTGTACGCATGCTTGTGGACGACTCGGGGAGCCCGCTGAACGCCAGTTTTTCGGTCGAAGCCGAGGGGGGAGCTTTCGCGCTGGTGCTGGAGAGCGCCGGCGGGAAGAAGCGCGGAGGAGGTGTCCGCAACGCGGATTACAAGGACGCGCTGGAACTCTTGCTACGCCGCCTGGGAGACCGACGTGCCGTAGTGCGCACGGCACTGGTCGACTCCCTCAACACGCGAAAGCTGCCTGAGGAGGACCGGTTGCTGGTGCGAGGGCTGCGGCTGTACCCCAGCCTCGACTTCGCCGAGGTGCGGAAGCAGCTCACCAGCCCCCAGGGCCGCATCGGTCAGCGGGAGGGCGCGCCGAAGGCCGGCAACAACAGCAAGCGCATCCGGCTGCTGCTGGAGGTGCCGGGGTACCGGCCGCAGGATGCAGGGCGACTCCGCCGCGAGCTGGAGGGCGTTCGGCAGGACATCGTGTGGCCGACAGGTCGGGCTGAGTTCGCGGCCAAGGCGGCGGATGAGCTGCGCCTGCGCATCGGTGAGGAGCTGCCAGGCGGAGGTCGGATCGTCGCGGTGCCCGCAGGCGCTGTGGTGGTGGAGAGCCCAGGCGGGCGTGCGTCGATCGCGCTCGACGAGGTGCAGGCGGGGCTCGACCGGTTCGCCGAGGGCGAGCCTGCACCCGTCGGGAGCCTGGTGGACGAGCTGGTCGCGGTGGCGGCCGGTGCCGAGGTCGAGGGCGGGCAGACCGTGCTCGTCCCGCCGAAGCGCACTGATCGGCAGTTCGCCGAGTTCGACGGGCGGGCGTTCGCCAAGTACCGCAAAGAGCAGGGTGCGTTGCGGAAACTGCTGGTCAACGGTGCCGATCAGGCTGAGTGCGCACTGTGCGGGCGATCGTTCCCGGTGGAGTTCCTGATCGCTGCCCACGTCAAGGCGCGGAAGGTGGCGCCGCCCGAGGAGCGCCAGGACCTGGAGAACATCGCGATGCTCGCCTGCTCGTTCGGCTGCGACCGGCTGTTCGAGCTGGGTTACGTCACCCTGGACGAGGAGGGCGTGGTGCGGACCGCTCCGACCGGAGGGCCTCTCGACCCGCACCTGCGGCTGCTGGAGGGCACTCGGAGCAGCGCGTTCACCGAGTGGTCAGCGAAGTACTTCTGCTGGCACCGGGAGAACGTGTTCAGGGGTCGGGCAGGCGGTGCTTGACCTTCCCGCTGTCCGTCGATCCCGAGTACCACGGATACCGGTACAGCGCGGGGACGACTTGTGCCCCGGCCACCGCCCGGCCGGGGCACTGCGGGTTGTTGTCGAGCGTCGTCAAACGTCGAAGCGACTGGCTTTGATCGCGCTCAGCAGGCCCCTGAGGTCCACGCGGAGGTGTCGCATCGGGTTCTTGCTGTCTCGGAGCAGGGTCTTGTTGTCGTTCCACGCCACTTCGACGCACTCGTTGCCGCCGCCATCGCCGGTGCTGTGGCTGGACTTGCGCCACGTCGGTTGTTCGGTCATCGGCTCATCTTGCCTGCGCGGGGGTCAACTGCCCGTTGCGTCCGCGAACCCGGTTGCGGCGTCCAGGACGAGGGCCTTGGACGCCTGTAGGTCCAGGGCGGCGACCTTGCGGCGGTCCCAGGCCACTCGGTAGGGCTCGGTCGCGGTCTCGCGGTCGCGGTAGAAGGACTCGGCGTGGCCGTGGACCTGGACGACGTCACCTGCGGGGCCGTTGGGGAAGCGGAGCAGGTAGAAGGTGGAGTCCATGCCGGGGTAGGCGCCTGCGGCGAAGGGCTGGACCTGGATCTCGACATTGGGCAGGTCGCAGGCCGACGCCAGGTGCGACAACTGCTCGTGCATCACGGCCGGGCCGCCGATGGGGAGGCGCAGGGCGGTCTCGTGGACGACGGCGCGGATCATGGGCGGGTTGCGCTTGGCGAGCACCTGCTGCCTGGTCTTGCGGAGGTCGACCAACTGCTCGACGCGTCCGGGCGCGATCAAGTCACCGCTGCGCAGCCACAGTTCGCGCATGTACGCCTCGGTCTGGAAGTACAGCGGCACCAGGGTCAGGGTCACCGCCAGGATCTCCACGGCTTCGGCACGTTCCAACTCCAGGAAGGCGCGGCTCTTGACCGGGACGAACATCGGGAACTCGCCGCGCTTCGTGCCGGCGCGGACTTCGCGGGCCAGTTCGAGCAGCATGGCCACCTCGTCGTCCCCGACGTCGAACGCCTTGGCCAGGACCTCGATCTCCTGGCGCTTGAACCTGCTCTCGCCGCGCTCCTTGCGGGTGAGCGTCGGGCCGGTCGCCTCGATCAGCTCGGCCGCTTCTTCGCGGTCGACGCCCGCCTCCTTGCGGAAGCTGCGCATCGCAGCGCCGAGTTGGCGACGCTGACTGGCCGGGCCGGTGTCATCGAGGTTGGCCAAAGCATCGATCCTTGTGTCAGTTGTGCTCTCTGCACGTGCATACCGGATGACGGTCCAGTGCGGTAGCGAATTCATCCGATCAGTTATGAGTGCAGAATGCACGTACGTTTTTTACGAAGCCGACTGTAGCGTGCGACACCGTCCCATGGCGATCGACCCACGACGCCTCGTGCGAGGCGGGTCGCTGAACACAGGAGGAAACAAGGTGTGGAAGCACGCGTACGAGGTGAGCGCGGTATGAGCGGGCTGCGGAGCCGGGTTGTCATGAGCGTCGGCGTTCACCTGCACGACGACGTGTCGATCGACCTGCGGGGGAGTCTGGAGACGACGGCGTTCCTGGCCATCGGGGACACCATCGAGATCGTGCTCGGCGAGTCGCACCTCAAGGTGCTGCGGGAGCAGTCCGATGCGGCGCTGAGCGACATGGCCCTGCTCAAAGCTGCGGACGATGTGCTGGGTGATGCCTACGAAGCGGGCGCGCAAGCGCGCACGGCGGCTGCGCTCGCGCGGGTGGAGGCGGAGTCGGCGCGACGAGCAGGCGCCGAGCAGCAAGCCGTGTCGGCTGACGAAGCAGCCGAGTGCGCCCTTCGCGCCGCGGAGCAGGCACAGGCCGCCGTGCGGACTGCGGTCGAGGCGATGGAGGCGGCCGACGAGGCTGCGGAACAAGCCAGGAGCGCGGCCTTGGCGGCCCGGGTGGCGGCAGTCGGGGGCTGAACCTCGTGCCCTGAAGAAGCTGTCGGTGGGGTCGGTTAGGATCGCGCGATGGCTTCGCAAGAGGTGCTGCGAAGGGTCTTCGGGTACGAGTCCTTCCGCGGGGACCAGCAGGAGATCGTCGACCACGTCATCGGTGGCGGCGACGCGTTGGTGCTCATGCCCACCGGTGGTGGGAAGTCGTTGTGCTACCAGATCCCGTCCCTGGTGCGCGAGGGCACCGGTGTCGTCGTCTCGCCCCTGATCGCGTTGATGCAGGACCAGGTGGACGCGCTCCGGGACCTCGGCGTGCGCGCCGGCTTCCTCAACTCCACCCAGTTCCCCGACGAGCGCGCCCTGGTCGAGGCCGAGTTCCTGGCCGGCGAGCTGGACCTGCTCTACCTCGCCCCCGAGCGCCTGCGCACCGAGCAGACCACCCGCCTGCTCGACCGCGGCAGGATCGCCCTGTTCGCCATCGACGAGGCGCACTGCGTCTCCCAGTGGGGCCACGACTTCCGGCCCGAGTACCTGGCGCTGTCGCACCTGCACGAGCGGTGGCCGGAGGTGCCGCGCGTCGCGCTCACGGCGACCGCCACCCGGGCCACCCACGCCGAGATCGCCGAACGCCTCGCCCTCGGCGACGCCAAGCACTTCGTCGCCAGCTTCGACCGCCCGAACATCCAGTACCGCATCGTCCCCAAGAACGAGCCGAAGAAGCAGCTGCTGGAACTGCTGCGCACCGAGCACAAGGGCGACGCGGGCATCGTCTACTGCCTGTCCCGCAACTCGGTCGAGAAGACCGCCGAATTCCTCACCGAGAACGGCATCCCGGCGCTGCCCTACCACGCGGGCCTCGACGCGGGCACCCGCGCGCGCAACCAGTCCCGCTTCCTGCGCGAGGACGGCCTGGTGATGGTCGCGACCATCGCGTTCGGCATGGGCATCGACAAGCCGGACGTCCGGTTCGTCGCCCACCTGGACCTGCCGAAGTCCGTCGAGGGCTACTACCAGGAGACCGGCCGCGCGGGCCGGGACGGGCTGCCGTCCACGGCGTGGCTGGCCTACGGCCTCCAGGACGTCGTCCAGCAGCGCAAGATGATCGACGACTCCGAGGGCGACCAGCAGCACCGCCGCAAGCTCATGGCGCACCTGGACGCGATGCTCGCGCTGTGCGAGACGGTCCAGTGCCGCCGCGTGCGGCTGCTCGACTACTTCGGCCAGTCCGGCGAGCCGTGCGGCAACTGCGACACGTGCCTGGCCCCGCCGGAGACGTGGGACGGCACGGTGGCCGCGCAGAAGGTGCTGTCCACGGTGGTGCGGCTGCGCAACGAGCGGCGGCAGAAGTTCGGTGCGGGGCAGACGATCGACATCCTGCTCGGCCGCAAGACCGCGAAGGTCATCCAGCACGACCACGACCAGCTGAAGGTCTTCGGCATCGGCGCCGAGCTGAACGAGAGCGGCTGGCGCGGCGTGGTCCGGCAGCTGCTGGCGCAGGGCCTGCTCGCGGTCGAGGGCGAGTACTCCACCTTGGTCGTCACGCCCGCCAGTGACGAGGTGCTGTTCCAGGGCCGCCAGGTGCTGATGCGGCGCGAGCCGGAGCGCGCGGCGAAGGTCAAGACCGCCAAGGCGGCCAAGGGCGCGCCGGTCGACCTGCCCGCCGAGGCCGCGCCGGTGTTCGAGCGGCTGCGGGTGTGGCGGACGGCGCAGGCGCGCGAGCAGGGCGTCCCGCCCTACATCATCTTCAATGACGCCACGCTGCGGCAGATCGCCACGTCCGGCCCGGCCACGCTGGACGAGCTGAGCGCGATCAGCGGCGTCGGCGAGAACAAGCTGGCCAAGTACGGGCAGCAGGTCTTGGACACGCTGAGCGACGCGTTGAGCGCATGAACGACCTCCGCGCCGACTGCGCGCGCTGCTTCGCCCTGTGCTGCGTGGTGCCCGCGTTCGCGGAGTCCGTCGACTTCGCGATCGACAAGCCCGCCCGCACGCCGTGCCCGAACCTGGGCCAGGACTTCCGCTGCGGCATCCACACCCGCTTGCGGGACAGGGGTTTTCCGGGTTGCACGGTGTACGACTGCTTCGGCGCGGGCCAGCAGGTGGCGCAGGTGACGTTCGGCGGCACGAGCTGGCGCGACGACCCGGCGTCGGCGAGCACGATGTTCGACGTCTTCCCGGTGATGCGCCAACTCCACGAACTGCTCTGGTACCTGACCGGTGCGCTGGCGCTGGAACCGGCCCGCCCGCTGCACGCCGACGCCGAGGCGCTGCGGGCGGAGGTCGAAGCGCTCACCAGCGGCACACCGGACGAACTGCTGGCGCTGGACGTCGGCCCCTTCTGGGAGCGGGTGAACGCCCTGCTGCTGCGCGCCAGCGACCTGACCCGGGGCAAGGGCAAGAACCGCCGCGGCGCGGACCTGATCGGCAAGGACCTGAGGGGCGCGAACCTGCGACGGTCCACGCTGCGCGGCGCGTACCTGATCGGCGCCGACCTGCGCGACGCCGACCTGCGGCTGGTCGACTTCATCGGCGCGGACCTGCGCGGCGCCGACCTGGCCGGCGCGGACCTGACCGACGCCTTCTTCCTCACCCAGGCCCAGGTGGACGCGGCCAGGGGCAGCACGGCGACCAAGCTGCCGAAGTCCCTGGCCCACCCCGAGCACTGGGTACGTCACCAGGCGTAGGCGCGGGAGCCGCCGCCGGGCCGACGCGGTGACGGCGCGGCGCGGGCCAGGCTGTGCGCCATGAGACCGGGAGCGCGCAAGACGTGGCTGCTGCTGCACGTCATCTCGTCCGTGGGCTGGCTCGGCGTCACGATCGGGATGCTCGTGCTGGCGCTGGCGGCGTTCGACGCGCCGCAGCTCTACCAGGCGATGTCGCTGCTCGGCGACCTCGTCGTGCTGCCGCTGGCGCTGGCCGCGCTGGTGACCGGCGTGGTGCTGTCGGTGGGCACGAGGTGGGGCCTGGTGAAGCACCGCTGGGTGCTGGTGAAGTTCGCGCTGACCGTCGTCGCCGTGGTCGCCACGACGTTCTCGCTGCGCTCGGGCCTGCACGAGGCGGCGGACGGCGTCGTGGGCACGGCGGGTGGCGACGTCCTGGCGGCGGCGTGCGTCTCGCTGGCGCTCTACACGTTCAACACGGCGCTGTCGGTGTTCAAGCCCTGGGGTCGGACCCGGTGGGGCTGAGGTCGGCCTGCCGGCGCGCCACGGTCGCGGCCAGCTCCGCCGGGTCGCACCCGGCCAGGTGGTCGCGGACCGCGCCGTGCGGGAACCGGTGCTCGTCCACCAGCAGCACCCGGTCCCGCGCGGACTGCAGGACCGCCTTGCGGCGCAACGGGAACTCGTCCAGCGCGAGCGGCCTCGCCAGCAGCTCGGCCACCGGCTCGAACGGCCGGTTCGCGCTCGGCGTGCCGGCCAGGCCGACCAGCAGGCCGGTGACCGCGCCCAGCCCCGAAAGCCGGACGTCCGCGCCGGCGAGCACCGCCAGCCCCGCGCCCGCCGCGCCCGCCGCCGGCAGCCAGCGCAGCCCGGTGGCCGGCCGGATCCGCAGGTTGGACCACACCCCGGCCAGCCCGCCGACGAACGCGCCCACCAGCCCGCCCGCCGCGAGCCCCATCCCCAGGGCGCTCAGCAACTCCACCGACGGACCGGTCAGCACCATCACCCCCGCGGGCGCGAAGGTGCACGCCACCGCGCCGTACCAGTCCCGGGTGATCCCGCGGGCGACCAGCAGCGCGACCACGACGACCAGCCCGTACCCGACCGCCGCCGGCCACCGGGCGGCCTGCGCGCCGAGCAGCCCGCCGAGCAGGGTCGCCGCACCGGTCACCGCCGCGCCGCCGGCGAAACCCACCACCGCCCAGAGGTTCCCGCGCCGCGGGTCGCCCCGCTTCACCTTGAAAGTGCTGCGCGGCACCAGGACCGTCGCCGCGGCGGCGACCGCGGCGGGCACCAGGCCGAGCCGAACACCGACCACGAAGCACAACGCCGCCGCCGCACCCGCGAGCGCGCTCGGCGCGGCCCGCCGGAACAGCCGCCACACCACTTCCGGGCCGACGAAGTCCAGCCACACGTGCCGCGCGGGCAACCGGGACCTGGCCAGCAGGTCGCGCTTGCGCCGGGCGATGCGGGCCAGGAACCGCAGCGCGCGCACCGTCCGCTCCGGACGGTGCGGACCCCGGGCCACCGACTCGACCAGGTAGGTCTCCAGCACGCCCCGGTACTCCGCCCGCCCGGCCCGGTAGGCCAGGGCCAGCAGGCCGAACGCGAGCGGCGTGCGCACCTCGTCCCACAGGTCCGGGTTCTTCTCCAACTCGTCGCGCAGGCCGTCCAACCGGGGGCCGCACGCCGCGATCAGCTCCTGGACGACGTTGCGCGACAACGGTTCCACGCGCACGACGTCGTAGCGCGGCAGGTGCTCGTGCTCGTCGCCCGCGGTGCACAGCACGACCTGCGGCACGTTCAGCGCGGTGATCCACGCCAGGCACTCGACCCGGTCGGCGGGCGCCAGCTCGTCCAGCCCGTCGAACAGCAGCACGACGGCGCGCTCGCGCAGCCACGCCCGGCCGACCCGCGCCCCGATCCGGTACCGGTCGGCGAGCGCGCGCAGCAGCCACTCGCCGAAGTCCTCGTCACGCCGCCAGCCGCCGAGGTCCACCACCACCGGCACCGGCTGGCCGAGGTCGGCGCGGGCCCGCGCGAGCAGCGCCTCGGCCAGCTCCAGCAGCAGCGTCGTCTTGCCCGCGCCCGGCTCGCCCGCCACCACCAGCGGGTGGCGCACGCGCGTCGACAGCCGCGGCCCGACCCGGGGCGCGACGCCGAGCTTCAGCCGCACCTGCTCGGCCAGCGAGCCGGCCACCCGGTCCCGGACGAACCGCTCCACCCGGTCCAGCGCCGCCCGCCGGTTGGCCGGGTGCGCGGGCCGCCGCCGCACGAGCAGCGCGCTCAGCGGTTCCCACGCCGCGAGGCACGCGGTGAGGACGGTCAGCACGGCCAGCGACGGCCACAACCAGGGCGCGTAGCCGCCGAGCACGCGGGGCGCGGACCCGCCGGTGGCGGTGTTGATCGCGACCGGGACGAGCACCAGGCAGGTCACCCCGCCCACGGCGAACAGGGCGGCCAGCCGGGTGGCGCGGCCGAGCCGTCGCGCGTCCATGTGCCCTCCCACCAGGTCGCGATCGACGGTAACGGCGTTCGCGACGCGGTGGTAGAAGGGTTAACGTGGTCGGCCGGTCACCCTCGGTGGCCGGTCCGGGCCGGGTTCCGGCTCAGCCCCGGAGGAAGTCCACCAGCAGCCGGTTCACCTCGGCCGGCTGCTCCAGGAAGCCGTAGTGGCCCGCGTCGGCCACCTCCGCGTACCGCGCGCCGGGGATCGCGTCGGCCACCTCGCGGCCCAGGTAGGCGGGCAGGACCCGGTCGTCGGCGAAACCCACCACCAGGCACGGGACGGTGATGCCGCGGTAGGCGTCGAGCCTGCTCTCGAACTGGTTCATCTCCATCTGCGCCCGCACGCCCTTGCCCACGGCGGACCCGGAGAACTCGAACACGTCCAGCCAGTCCCGCACGCCGACCCGGTCCCGCAAGGTCTTGGGCGACAGGTTCAGCACCGCCGTCACCGCCGCGTGGTACGGCCCCGGCAGCGTG
This genomic window from Saccharothrix sp. HUAS TT1 contains:
- a CDS encoding NACHT domain-containing NTPase, encoding MDARRLGRATRLAALFAVGGVTCLVLVPVAINTATGGSAPRVLGGYAPWLWPSLAVLTVLTACLAAWEPLSALLVRRRPAHPANRRAALDRVERFVRDRVAGSLAEQVRLKLGVAPRVGPRLSTRVRHPLVVAGEPGAGKTTLLLELAEALLARARADLGQPVPVVVDLGGWRRDEDFGEWLLRALADRYRIGARVGRAWLRERAVVLLFDGLDELAPADRVECLAWITALNVPQVVLCTAGDEHEHLPRYDVVRVEPLSRNVVQELIAACGPRLDGLRDELEKNPDLWDEVRTPLAFGLLALAYRAGRAEYRGVLETYLVESVARGPHRPERTVRALRFLARIARRKRDLLARSRLPARHVWLDFVGPEVVWRLFRRAAPSALAGAAAALCFVVGVRLGLVPAAVAAAATVLVPRSTFKVKRGDPRRGNLWAVVGFAGGAAVTGAATLLGGLLGAQAARWPAAVGYGLVVVVALLVARGITRDWYGAVACTFAPAGVMVLTGPSVELLSALGMGLAAGGLVGAFVGGLAGVWSNLRIRPATGLRWLPAAGAAGAGLAVLAGADVRLSGLGAVTGLLVGLAGTPSANRPFEPVAELLARPLALDEFPLRRKAVLQSARDRVLLVDEHRFPHGAVRDHLAGCDPAELAATVARRQADLSPTGSDPRA
- a CDS encoding helix-turn-helix domain-containing protein, yielding MANLDDTGPASQRRQLGAAMRSFRKEAGVDREEAAELIEATGPTLTRKERGESRFKRQEIEVLAKAFDVGDDEVAMLLELAREVRAGTKRGEFPMFVPVKSRAFLELERAEAVEILAVTLTLVPLYFQTEAYMRELWLRSGDLIAPGRVEQLVDLRKTRQQVLAKRNPPMIRAVVHETALRLPIGGPAVMHEQLSHLASACDLPNVEIQVQPFAAGAYPGMDSTFYLLRFPNGPAGDVVQVHGHAESFYRDRETATEPYRVAWDRRKVAALDLQASKALVLDAATGFADATGS
- a CDS encoding pentapeptide repeat-containing protein; translation: MNDLRADCARCFALCCVVPAFAESVDFAIDKPARTPCPNLGQDFRCGIHTRLRDRGFPGCTVYDCFGAGQQVAQVTFGGTSWRDDPASASTMFDVFPVMRQLHELLWYLTGALALEPARPLHADAEALRAEVEALTSGTPDELLALDVGPFWERVNALLLRASDLTRGKGKNRRGADLIGKDLRGANLRRSTLRGAYLIGADLRDADLRLVDFIGADLRGADLAGADLTDAFFLTQAQVDAARGSTATKLPKSLAHPEHWVRHQA
- a CDS encoding AraC family transcriptional regulator, which encodes MRGTTVLPGTPDRAPREGELPVHRLEVPAPNALPFAVGTFDTIGPMSRASFPHRHTFHEIVHVTGGAGTHVVDLARWELRPPHLCVIAPGQVHHWDGARDLRGSVLLFTDDFLLDHPADRDLLRRLSERPWLTLDEPTHARVGGLIAELDEEYRRGEPGVETVLRALLHVLVVRAARLPETPAAAPPARPGAVAEEFARLAGRTDHALWSVREYAERIGVTPGYLTEAVKAATGRTPSELVREARTHEAMRLLAKTDLSVRQVANRVGFADPAYFCRFFRRETGLSPGGFRRGDERRSQ
- a CDS encoding AAA family ATPase, which gives rise to MGELSGDEAKALASSLRRLFQLTANIVEQDGDAAPLVARVRDHLGCDLPQVLSVATRFEVWEHVNLQRGVDAYLAEHTPDAEWFGVGGQHRGHEDIMGMLLAARHAMAYGIGAADYATAAVGPEESAEVVQLGLVATAAPDGTPVLVGVRGFTDFGPPACRLEVLAADRAAARAVGGEVERLMREHDVFRGQVLSFGVSEHRGNELVTFLPRPALDAADVVLPDGVLDLIEEHVVGIAEHSERLLAAGQHLKRGLLLHGPPGTGKTHTARYLMSRLRGCTVILLTGQAMRLIGQAAALARRLQPSVVVVEDVDLVAMDRGFAAGPTNPLLFTLLDAMDGVGADADVTFVLTTNRADELERALADRPGRVDLAVEVPRPDAAGRLRLLRLYGRGVDLRADLGPVVEATEGVTASFIKELLRRAVLGALRAGGSGGAPVVGDELADLARAMTDERASLTSALLGGRPKPEDPRSDNTGPDNTSPEAPGPVRQAWEVGPGLAPGS
- the recQ gene encoding DNA helicase RecQ, which encodes MASQEVLRRVFGYESFRGDQQEIVDHVIGGGDALVLMPTGGGKSLCYQIPSLVREGTGVVVSPLIALMQDQVDALRDLGVRAGFLNSTQFPDERALVEAEFLAGELDLLYLAPERLRTEQTTRLLDRGRIALFAIDEAHCVSQWGHDFRPEYLALSHLHERWPEVPRVALTATATRATHAEIAERLALGDAKHFVASFDRPNIQYRIVPKNEPKKQLLELLRTEHKGDAGIVYCLSRNSVEKTAEFLTENGIPALPYHAGLDAGTRARNQSRFLREDGLVMVATIAFGMGIDKPDVRFVAHLDLPKSVEGYYQETGRAGRDGLPSTAWLAYGLQDVVQQRKMIDDSEGDQQHRRKLMAHLDAMLALCETVQCRRVRLLDYFGQSGEPCGNCDTCLAPPETWDGTVAAQKVLSTVVRLRNERRQKFGAGQTIDILLGRKTAKVIQHDHDQLKVFGIGAELNESGWRGVVRQLLAQGLLAVEGEYSTLVVTPASDEVLFQGRQVLMRREPERAAKVKTAKAAKGAPVDLPAEAAPVFERLRVWRTAQAREQGVPPYIIFNDATLRQIATSGPATLDELSAISGVGENKLAKYGQQVLDTLSDALSA
- a CDS encoding carbohydrate-binding protein, coding for MDASKDGGGTTERGPGNGDGDPTDARHLSRKTVLRAAFAAGVALPVAMMGVPALARTVGASGEPVELTPACDDGDDPTPPQTEGPYFKPNSPRRTSLVDAGTPGTRLTVTGYVFGLACLPLGNVLMDFWQADNNGVYDNTGFRFRGHQFTNPDGSFSLTTIVPGLYPGRTRHIHVKLQAPGRPVLTTQLYFPGEPRNNTDTIFDPRLLMTVQNAGSGREAKFDFVLNVPQSTTTRPTSTTTTPSSPGGGTWAVGTNYATGARVIHGGVDYVCLQGHLAQPGWEPPNVPALWRAG
- a CDS encoding DUF397 domain-containing protein encodes the protein MTEQPTWRKSSHSTGDGGGNECVEVAWNDNKTLLRDSKNPMRHLRVDLRGLLSAIKASRFDV